The Streptomyces seoulensis genome contains a region encoding:
- a CDS encoding roadblock/LC7 domain-containing protein, translating into MTAPNATGHTDTKKKELNWLLDDLVDRVASIRKAVVLSGDGLAMGVSSDLTREDSEHLAAVASGFHSLAKGVGRHFEAGTVRQTVVELDDAFLFVTAAGDGSCLAVFSDADSDVGQVAYEMTLLVKRVGVHLGSAPRSEPPAGG; encoded by the coding sequence ATGACCGCACCGAATGCGACCGGCCACACGGACACCAAGAAGAAGGAGCTGAACTGGCTCCTCGACGACCTGGTCGACCGGGTCGCCAGCATCCGCAAGGCCGTCGTCCTGTCCGGCGACGGCCTGGCCATGGGGGTGTCCTCGGACCTGACCAGGGAGGACAGCGAACACCTGGCCGCCGTGGCCTCCGGCTTCCACAGCCTTGCCAAGGGCGTGGGCCGCCACTTCGAAGCGGGCACCGTCCGGCAGACCGTGGTCGAGCTGGACGACGCCTTCCTCTTCGTGACCGCGGCCGGTGACGGGAGCTGCCTCGCCGTGTTCTCGGACGCCGACTCCGACGTGGGCCAGGTCGCCTACGAGATGACACTGCTGGTGAAGCGGGTCGGCGTCCATCTGGGCAGTGCCCCGCGCAGCGAGCCGCCCGCGGGCGGGTAG
- a CDS encoding hydantoinase B/oxoprolinase family protein codes for MTGWEFWIDRGGTFTDIVARRPDGRLLTHKLLSDNPARYADAAVAGVRELLRGSPEPVDSVRMGTTVATNALLERKGERTLLVITRGFRDALEIAYQNRPHIFARHIELPERLHARVAEVDERIAADGTELRAPDLDALEGELRRAYDDGIRAVAVVCLHSHLHPAHEQAVGELAERIGFPQISLSSEVSPLMKLIPRGDTAVVDAYLSPVLHRYIRHVADELRDVRLMFMQSNGGLTEAGQFRGKDAVLSGPAGGIVGMARMSELAGHDRVIGFDMGGTSTDVSHYAGEYERVFTTRIAGVRLRAPMLDIHTVAAGGGSVLHFDGSRYRVGPDSAGADPGPACYRAGGPLTVTDANVILGRIQPAHFPAVFGPEGDQPLDVTAVHDSFAALAREIREATGDDRTPEQVAEGYLRIAVAGIANAVKRISVQQGHDVTRYALTTFGGAGGQHACRVADALGIRTVLVPPMAGVLSALGIGLADTTAMREQSVEAPLTEAAMPGVRETADALEAAARAELSAEDVPEDRVETVRRAQLRYDGTDTTLTVELTDPGAMRHAFEERHRATYSFTLDREIVVEALSVEATGITPPPDLSALAPYEGHPATPGTVRLHTGGAWRDVPLHHRETLPPGDTVTGPAIVTEAGTTTVVDEGWHATANDSGHLVMERTVVMESSQTATEVDPVLLEVFNNLFMSIAEQMGARLESTAQSVNIKERLDFSCALFDPDGNLVANAPHIPVHLGSMGTSVKEVVRRRGADMRPGDSYAVNDPYHGGTHLPDVTVITPVFGGGPGEPEILFHVASRGHHAEIGGIAPGSMPADSRTIDEEGVLFDNWLLTEDGRLREEEIRRLLADAPHPSRDIATNLADLRAQIAANQKGIDELSRMIEEFGLDVVQAYMRHVQDNAEESVRRVIDTLDDGEYAYETDAGAVIRVRVRVDRAARRATIDFTGTSAQLGTNFNAPSAVVDAAVLYVFRTLVADDIPLNDGCLRPLDIVVPPGSMLAPEPPAAVVAGNVETSQALVGALYGALGVQAEGAGTMNNVTFGNDRHQYYETIASGSGAGDTFPGADVVQTHMTNSRLTDPEVLEWRLPVRLDEFAVRRGSGGAGRRRGGDGAVRRIRFLEPMTVSTLSQHRRVPPYGMAGGAPGALGANRVEHADGTVTDLGASGSAEVAPGDVLVVETPGGGGYGTPPPDPSGRNAHPTDPHRAGEASDGLRATS; via the coding sequence GTGACAGGCTGGGAGTTCTGGATCGATCGGGGCGGCACCTTCACCGACATCGTCGCGCGCCGCCCCGACGGCCGGCTGCTCACGCACAAACTGCTCTCCGACAACCCCGCCCGGTACGCCGACGCGGCCGTGGCGGGCGTCCGCGAACTGCTGAGAGGCTCCCCGGAGCCCGTCGACTCGGTCCGGATGGGCACCACCGTCGCCACCAACGCGCTGCTGGAGCGCAAGGGCGAACGGACCCTGCTGGTGATCACCCGCGGTTTCCGCGACGCCCTGGAGATCGCCTACCAGAACCGCCCGCACATCTTCGCCCGCCACATCGAACTCCCCGAGCGGCTCCACGCGCGCGTGGCCGAGGTGGACGAGCGCATCGCGGCCGACGGCACCGAACTGCGCGCCCCCGACCTGGACGCCCTGGAGGGCGAGCTGCGACGGGCGTACGACGACGGCATCCGCGCGGTCGCCGTCGTCTGCCTGCACAGCCACCTCCACCCGGCCCACGAGCAGGCCGTCGGCGAGCTGGCCGAGCGGATCGGCTTCCCCCAGATCTCGCTGTCCAGCGAGGTCAGCCCGCTGATGAAGCTGATCCCGCGCGGCGACACCGCCGTGGTCGACGCCTACCTCTCGCCCGTGCTCCACCGCTACATCCGGCACGTCGCCGACGAACTGCGGGACGTACGGCTGATGTTCATGCAGTCCAACGGCGGCCTCACCGAGGCCGGGCAGTTCCGCGGCAAGGACGCCGTGCTCTCCGGGCCCGCCGGGGGCATCGTCGGCATGGCCCGCATGTCGGAACTGGCCGGGCACGACCGTGTCATCGGCTTCGACATGGGCGGCACCTCCACCGACGTGTCGCACTACGCCGGGGAGTACGAGCGCGTCTTCACCACCCGGATCGCGGGCGTCCGGCTGCGCGCCCCCATGCTGGACATCCACACCGTCGCCGCGGGAGGCGGGTCCGTCCTCCACTTCGACGGCTCCCGCTACCGGGTGGGCCCCGACTCCGCCGGAGCCGACCCCGGCCCGGCCTGCTACCGCGCGGGCGGCCCGCTCACCGTCACCGACGCCAACGTGATCCTCGGCCGCATCCAGCCCGCCCACTTCCCGGCCGTCTTCGGCCCCGAGGGCGACCAGCCGCTGGACGTCACCGCCGTACACGACTCCTTCGCCGCGCTCGCCCGCGAGATCCGCGAGGCCACCGGTGACGACCGCACCCCGGAACAGGTGGCCGAGGGATACCTGCGCATCGCGGTCGCGGGCATCGCCAACGCGGTGAAGCGGATCTCCGTACAGCAGGGCCACGACGTCACCCGCTACGCCCTCACCACCTTCGGCGGAGCCGGCGGCCAGCACGCCTGCCGGGTCGCCGACGCCCTCGGCATCCGCACCGTCCTGGTACCGCCCATGGCCGGTGTCCTCTCCGCGCTCGGCATCGGCCTGGCCGACACCACCGCCATGCGCGAGCAGTCCGTCGAGGCACCCCTGACCGAGGCGGCCATGCCCGGCGTCCGAGAGACCGCCGACGCACTCGAGGCGGCCGCCCGCGCCGAACTGAGCGCGGAGGACGTGCCGGAGGACCGCGTCGAGACCGTCCGCCGCGCCCAGCTCCGCTACGACGGCACCGACACCACGCTCACCGTCGAACTCACCGACCCCGGCGCCATGCGGCACGCCTTCGAAGAACGCCACCGCGCCACCTACTCCTTCACCCTCGACCGCGAGATCGTCGTCGAAGCCCTCTCCGTGGAAGCCACCGGCATCACCCCGCCCCCCGATCTCTCCGCCCTCGCCCCCTACGAGGGCCACCCCGCCACCCCCGGGACGGTCCGCCTGCACACCGGTGGCGCCTGGCGCGACGTCCCCCTCCACCACCGGGAGACCCTTCCGCCCGGCGACACCGTCACCGGCCCCGCGATCGTCACCGAGGCCGGCACCACGACCGTCGTCGACGAGGGCTGGCACGCGACCGCGAACGACAGCGGACATCTGGTGATGGAACGGACAGTCGTCATGGAGAGTTCCCAGACCGCCACGGAAGTCGACCCGGTCCTGCTGGAGGTCTTCAACAACCTCTTCATGTCGATCGCCGAACAGATGGGCGCCCGGCTGGAGTCCACCGCCCAGTCCGTCAACATCAAGGAACGCCTGGACTTCTCCTGCGCCCTCTTCGACCCGGACGGGAACCTGGTGGCCAACGCCCCGCATATCCCCGTCCACCTGGGCTCGATGGGCACCAGCGTCAAAGAGGTCGTCCGGCGCAGGGGCGCGGACATGCGGCCCGGCGACAGCTACGCCGTCAACGACCCGTACCACGGCGGCACCCACCTGCCCGACGTCACCGTGATCACCCCGGTGTTCGGCGGCGGGCCGGGTGAGCCCGAGATCCTCTTCCACGTCGCCTCGCGCGGCCACCACGCCGAGATCGGCGGCATCGCCCCCGGCTCCATGCCCGCCGACAGCCGCACCATCGACGAAGAGGGAGTCCTCTTCGACAACTGGCTGCTCACCGAGGACGGCCGCCTCCGCGAGGAGGAGATCCGGCGCCTGCTCGCCGACGCCCCCCACCCCTCCCGCGACATCGCCACCAACCTCGCCGACCTGCGCGCCCAGATCGCCGCCAACCAGAAGGGCATCGACGAACTGAGCCGCATGATCGAGGAGTTCGGCCTCGACGTCGTCCAGGCGTACATGCGACACGTCCAGGACAACGCCGAGGAATCCGTCCGCCGCGTCATCGACACCCTGGACGACGGGGAGTACGCCTACGAGACCGACGCGGGCGCCGTCATCCGCGTCCGGGTGCGCGTCGACCGTGCCGCGCGCCGCGCCACCATCGACTTCACCGGCACCTCCGCCCAGCTCGGCACCAACTTCAACGCCCCCTCGGCCGTCGTCGACGCGGCCGTCCTGTACGTCTTCCGCACCCTCGTCGCCGACGACATCCCGCTCAACGACGGCTGCCTGCGCCCCCTCGACATCGTCGTCCCGCCCGGCTCCATGCTCGCCCCCGAGCCGCCCGCCGCCGTCGTCGCGGGCAACGTGGAGACCTCCCAGGCCCTCGTCGGCGCCCTGTACGGCGCGCTCGGCGTGCAGGCCGAGGGCGCCGGCACGATGAACAACGTCACCTTCGGGAACGACCGCCACCAGTACTACGAGACGATCGCCTCCGGTTCGGGTGCGGGAGACACCTTTCCGGGTGCCGATGTGGTGCAGACCCACATGACCAACTCGCGGCTCACCGACCCCGAGGTGCTGGAGTGGCGACTGCCCGTCCGCCTCGACGAGTTCGCGGTACGACGGGGGAGCGGCGGCGCCGGGCGGCGGCGCGGCGGGGACGGCGCGGTGCGCCGCATCCGCTTCCTCGAACCGATGACGGTCTCCACCCTCTCCCAGCACCGCCGCGTCCCCCCGTACGGTATGGCGGGCGGGGCACCCGGCGCCCTCGGCGCCAACCGGGTCGAGCATGCCGACGGCACGGTCACCGACCTGGGCGCCAGCGGCTCGGCCGAGGTCGCGCCCGGTGACGTGCTCGTCGTCGAGACCCCTGGTGGCGGCGGCTACGGCACGCCACCGCCCGACCCTTCCGGTAGAAACGCCCACCCGACAGATCCCCACCGAGCAGGAGAAGCGAGCGATGGTCTTCGAGCGACGAGCTGA
- a CDS encoding S-(hydroxymethyl)mycothiol dehydrogenase produces the protein MPHEVRAVVAAKRGAPVELRTVVVPDPGPGEVLVDVRACGVCHTDLHYREGAVTDDFPFLLGHEAAGTVSAVGPGAGDLRPGDYVVLAWRAPCGRCRSCRRGRPWYCFDSRNAAQPMTLTDGTPLTAALGIGAFAEKTLVAAGQAVKIDPAARPEAAGLIGCGVMAGYGAAVNTGQVGRGDSVAVIGCGGVGDAAIAGACLNGAMKVIAVDIDDRKLDQAERFGATHTVNSRGTDPVAAVRELTGGFGVDVAIDAVGRPETFTQAFYMRDHAGLLVQVGVPEPGLKVELPLIDVFSRGGAIKSSWYGDCLPSRDFPFLIDQYLYGLLDLNAFVSETVALDEVEKAFARMRRGEVLRSVVVL, from the coding sequence GTGCCACACGAGGTCCGTGCCGTAGTCGCCGCGAAGCGCGGGGCGCCCGTCGAGCTCCGGACGGTCGTCGTCCCCGATCCGGGTCCGGGTGAGGTGCTGGTGGACGTGCGCGCGTGCGGGGTCTGCCATACGGATCTGCACTACCGGGAGGGCGCGGTCACGGACGACTTCCCGTTCCTCCTCGGCCACGAGGCGGCGGGGACGGTGTCGGCCGTGGGTCCGGGAGCCGGGGATCTCCGGCCGGGCGACTACGTCGTACTGGCCTGGCGGGCGCCCTGCGGCCGTTGCCGCTCCTGTCGCAGGGGCCGCCCCTGGTACTGCTTCGACTCCCGCAACGCCGCCCAGCCGATGACCCTCACCGACGGCACCCCGCTCACGGCCGCGCTCGGCATCGGGGCGTTCGCCGAGAAGACGCTGGTCGCGGCGGGGCAGGCGGTGAAGATCGACCCGGCGGCCCGGCCCGAGGCGGCCGGTCTCATCGGCTGCGGGGTGATGGCCGGTTACGGCGCGGCGGTCAACACCGGCCAGGTGGGCCGGGGCGACTCGGTGGCCGTCATCGGCTGCGGCGGCGTAGGCGACGCGGCCATCGCCGGCGCCTGTCTGAACGGCGCCATGAAGGTCATCGCCGTCGACATCGACGACCGCAAGCTGGACCAGGCGGAGAGATTCGGCGCCACGCACACCGTCAACTCCCGCGGCACCGACCCGGTGGCCGCCGTCCGCGAACTCACCGGCGGCTTCGGCGTGGACGTCGCCATCGACGCGGTGGGCCGCCCGGAGACCTTCACCCAGGCCTTCTACATGCGCGACCACGCCGGGCTGCTGGTCCAGGTCGGCGTGCCCGAGCCCGGCCTGAAGGTCGAACTGCCCCTGATCGACGTGTTCTCGCGGGGCGGCGCGATCAAGTCCTCCTGGTACGGCGACTGCCTGCCCAGCCGCGACTTCCCGTTCCTCATCGACCAGTACCTCTACGGGCTGCTCGACCTGAACGCCTTCGTCTCGGAGACCGTCGCCCTCGACGAGGTCGAGAAGGCGTTCGCCAGGATGCGGCGCGGCGAGGTGCTGCGCTCGGTCGTCGTCCTCTGA
- a CDS encoding DUF742 domain-containing protein, translated as MSGEGQRSGHWFDDEAGPVVRPYAMTRGRTTSPGQHVLDLIAVVVTEPDAGDPEEDPTLAPEHVEIVGLCRDEPQSVAELAAGLDLPVGVVRVLIGDLVHAELVHVTRPVPPAELPDESILRDVIDGLRAL; from the coding sequence ATGAGCGGAGAGGGTCAGAGAAGCGGCCACTGGTTCGACGACGAGGCGGGTCCCGTCGTCCGCCCGTACGCCATGACACGTGGCCGCACCACCAGCCCCGGCCAGCACGTCCTCGATCTGATCGCGGTCGTCGTCACGGAACCGGACGCCGGCGACCCCGAGGAGGACCCGACGCTGGCGCCGGAGCACGTGGAGATCGTCGGGCTCTGCCGGGACGAACCGCAGTCGGTCGCCGAACTCGCCGCCGGGCTCGACCTTCCCGTAGGCGTCGTACGCGTCCTGATCGGCGACCTCGTGCACGCCGAACTCGTCCATGTGACCCGCCCGGTGCCCCCGGCCGAGCTGCCGGACGAGAGTATTCTGCGTGACGTGATCGACGGCCTCCGGGCGCTGTGA
- a CDS encoding bifunctional 3-phenylpropionate/cinnamic acid dioxygenase ferredoxin subunit — MIPVCRVEDLPEGESVRIDTTPPIAVFRTVDGALYAVDDTCTHQDASLSEGWLEGCLIECPLHAASFDLRTGAATCLPARHPLRTHLVTVDEGVIHVHVTVREGTAA; from the coding sequence GTGATTCCCGTCTGCCGCGTCGAAGACCTCCCCGAGGGTGAGTCCGTCCGTATCGACACCACCCCGCCGATCGCCGTGTTCCGCACCGTCGACGGCGCCCTGTACGCCGTCGACGACACCTGCACCCATCAGGACGCCTCGCTCTCCGAGGGCTGGCTGGAGGGCTGTCTCATCGAATGCCCGCTGCACGCCGCCTCCTTCGACCTGCGTACCGGCGCCGCCACCTGCCTTCCGGCCCGCCACCCGCTGCGCACCCACCTCGTCACCGTGGACGAGGGCGTCATCCACGTCCACGTCACGGTGCGCGAGGGAACGGCCGCCTGA
- a CDS encoding NAD(P)/FAD-dependent oxidoreductase, producing the protein MRTVTIVGASLAGLYAARELRAQGYEGRLVVVGDEPHPPYDRPPLSKDFLTGRLDEDRLALLDAEESGELDAEWLLGVRARGLDTRTRTVLLADGRTLATDGLVIATGATARRLPGAPAGVHTLRTLDDARALRARLTEGARRVVVIGGGFIGAETAASCAALGHEVTVVEAAPLPLLPQLGPEMAAVCATLHRRAGVRLLTGTGVVSVRHSGSATAVELTDGHTLTADVVITGIGVVPNTAWLAGSTLAVGDGVLCDDGCVTGLPQVVAVGDVARAGGIRAEHWTSATEQPRVAVTNLLAGRTVATLRPVPYFWSDQYGSRIQFAGRYRAGDTVRVTEGELLDQGPGEAGFLARYERDGHTVAVLAVDRPRPFVRARRELGGVVRTATM; encoded by the coding sequence ATGAGGACCGTGACCATCGTCGGCGCCTCCCTCGCCGGGCTGTACGCGGCACGCGAGCTGCGCGCGCAGGGGTACGAGGGCCGGCTGGTCGTCGTCGGCGACGAACCGCACCCGCCCTACGACCGCCCTCCCCTCTCCAAGGACTTCCTCACCGGCCGGCTGGACGAGGACCGCCTCGCCCTCCTGGACGCCGAGGAGAGCGGCGAACTCGACGCCGAATGGCTGCTCGGCGTCCGCGCGCGGGGCCTGGACACCCGGACCCGCACCGTGCTGCTGGCGGACGGCCGCACCCTCGCCACGGACGGCCTGGTCATCGCCACCGGCGCCACGGCCCGGCGCCTGCCCGGTGCCCCGGCGGGCGTCCACACCCTGCGCACCCTGGACGACGCCCGCGCCCTGCGCGCCCGGCTCACCGAGGGCGCCCGACGGGTCGTCGTGATCGGGGGCGGTTTCATCGGCGCCGAGACCGCCGCGTCCTGCGCCGCCCTCGGCCACGAGGTCACCGTCGTGGAGGCCGCCCCGCTGCCGCTGCTGCCCCAACTGGGCCCGGAGATGGCCGCCGTGTGCGCCACGCTGCACCGCCGGGCGGGCGTACGGCTGCTCACCGGTACGGGGGTGGTGAGCGTGCGGCACAGCGGGTCGGCCACAGCCGTGGAGCTGACGGACGGCCACACCCTGACCGCCGACGTCGTGATCACGGGCATCGGCGTGGTCCCGAACACCGCCTGGCTGGCGGGCTCGACGCTCGCCGTGGGCGACGGTGTGCTCTGCGACGACGGCTGCGTGACCGGGCTGCCCCAGGTGGTCGCGGTCGGCGATGTCGCCCGCGCCGGCGGCATCCGCGCCGAGCACTGGACCTCGGCCACGGAACAACCCCGCGTCGCCGTGACCAACCTGCTCGCCGGGCGGACCGTCGCCACACTGCGGCCGGTGCCCTACTTCTGGTCCGACCAGTACGGCTCCCGCATCCAGTTCGCCGGGCGGTACCGGGCCGGGGACACCGTCCGCGTCACCGAGGGCGAACTGCTCGACCAAGGGCCGGGCGAGGCGGGCTTCCTGGCCCGCTACGAGCGTGACGGCCACACCGTCGCCGTGCTCGCGGTGGACCGGCCCCGCCCCTTCGTCCGCGCCCGGCGCGAACTCGGAGGGGTGGTGCGGACCGCCACGATGTGA
- a CDS encoding IclR family transcriptional regulator, whose translation MQSVDRAVSVLEILARHGEAGVTEIADELDVHKSTAFRLLGVLENRGLVTRTGDRGKYYLGAGVLRLAGAAAVRLDISQEGVPVCREAADELGETVNIAVLDDDAAVNVMQARGTASVTAQNWLGRRTPLHATSSGKVLLAHMPPTLREGFLARPLPRFTERTVTGTALLRTELESVLERGYAVTTDELELGLAAAAAPIRAHDGKVIAAISVSGPVYRLGPERLSVVAKRMAAAGEELSRRMGYGF comes from the coding sequence GTGCAGTCGGTGGACCGCGCGGTGAGCGTGCTGGAGATCCTCGCCCGGCACGGTGAGGCGGGCGTCACCGAGATCGCGGACGAGCTGGACGTCCACAAGTCCACGGCGTTCCGGCTGCTCGGCGTCCTGGAGAACCGGGGCCTGGTGACCCGGACCGGCGACCGCGGCAAGTACTACCTGGGTGCCGGCGTGCTGCGCCTGGCGGGCGCGGCCGCGGTGCGGCTGGACATCTCCCAGGAGGGCGTCCCGGTCTGCCGCGAGGCGGCCGACGAGCTCGGCGAGACCGTGAACATCGCGGTGCTCGACGACGACGCCGCCGTCAACGTCATGCAGGCCCGCGGCACCGCCTCCGTGACCGCGCAGAACTGGCTCGGCAGGCGCACCCCGCTGCACGCCACCTCCAGCGGCAAGGTGCTCCTCGCGCACATGCCGCCGACCCTGCGCGAGGGCTTCCTCGCCCGGCCGTTGCCCCGGTTCACCGAGCGCACGGTCACGGGGACCGCGCTGCTGCGCACCGAGCTGGAGTCGGTCCTGGAGCGGGGATACGCCGTGACCACCGACGAGTTGGAGCTGGGTCTCGCGGCCGCCGCGGCGCCGATCCGCGCGCACGACGGCAAGGTCATCGCGGCGATCAGCGTGTCCGGGCCGGTGTACCGGCTGGGCCCGGAGCGGCTGTCGGTGGTGGCGAAACGGATGGCGGCGGCGGGCGAGGAGCTGTCCCGGCGCATGGGCTACGGCTTCTGA
- a CDS encoding sensor histidine kinase: MRFRGKSIRRKIVALLLVPLVSLTVVWGFATVLTGSEVAQLLRVSRAVKDIGHPTEDTVRDLQRERRQSLVYLADPRAANALATLHRSRTATDQALATLRANARNRETRDAIRGEDGERLTTALDALGGLESLRRSVEARTVSRAEALDLYNRLVDPCYALVAAVDGVDDVEMDKQAAALVNTGRARELLSREDALLGSALVVGSLSRAEAREISDLVAQRTLLYDVSLPLLPAPERDRYDRYWHNAATAPLRTAERDVVETGAGIPRGVTTASWHAVAGGVLEDLGTMEDQAGSRFRDRVRPVAYGVIAQAAVAGVLGLAALLVSLVLSVRVGRRLIRDLKRLRTEAHEASAVRLPHVMRRLSAGEPVDVESEVPRPEYDQNEIGEVGRALNTLQRAAVEAAVKQSELRAGVSEVFVNLARRSQVLLHKQLTLLDTMERRTEDTDELADLFRLDHLTTRMRRHAEGLVILSGAAPSRQWRRPVRLMDVVRASVAEVEDYERLEVRRLPRVAVIGPAVSDLTHLVAELLENATLFSPPHTNVHVVGERVANGFALEIHDRGLGMTAEALLDANLRLAETPEFELSDTDRLGLFVVSRLAQRQHVRVSLQPSPYGGTTAVVLIPDALLTDDAPDTNGIGIRLGDLSKETERTRERVTARPQPVARVVDEPAGLGASVDRRALDTSAETFPGALADEDSELGGIFRARSLAPADALDPADGSGPLFPPPRPEPPKLVSSHGEPVTSRAEPFGAEPDGPPPLPTRRRGDSGRRPTPRTARTATAEQPEPPSAGPDAMPPELPRRTRPDPSAPDPISSAASHGTAPAGPVPGTTRPAAADGTAPLPRRVRQANLAPQLRREPERRTENTSEPAVRDADEVRTRMASLQRGWERGREENAEGDRAHSGTAQGTTEGDGR; this comes from the coding sequence ATGCGGTTTCGCGGGAAGTCGATCCGCCGGAAGATCGTGGCGCTGCTTCTCGTGCCGCTGGTGTCCCTGACCGTCGTCTGGGGCTTCGCCACCGTTCTCACCGGCAGCGAGGTCGCCCAGCTCCTGCGCGTCTCCCGCGCGGTGAAGGACATCGGCCACCCCACCGAGGACACCGTCCGCGACCTCCAGCGCGAGCGCCGCCAGAGCCTCGTCTACCTCGCGGACCCGCGTGCCGCGAACGCCCTCGCCACGCTGCACCGCTCCCGCACGGCCACCGACCAGGCCCTCGCCACCCTCCGCGCCAACGCCCGGAACCGCGAGACCCGCGACGCGATCCGCGGCGAGGACGGCGAACGGCTCACCACCGCCCTGGACGCCCTCGGCGGTCTGGAGTCCCTGCGCCGCAGCGTCGAGGCGCGCACCGTCAGCCGCGCCGAGGCCCTCGACCTCTACAACCGCCTGGTCGACCCCTGCTACGCCCTGGTCGCCGCGGTCGACGGCGTCGACGACGTGGAGATGGACAAGCAGGCCGCGGCCCTCGTCAACACCGGCCGCGCCCGCGAACTCCTCTCCCGCGAGGACGCCCTGCTCGGCTCCGCGCTGGTCGTCGGCAGCCTCTCCCGCGCGGAGGCCCGCGAGATCTCCGACCTCGTCGCCCAGCGCACCCTGCTCTACGACGTCAGCCTCCCGCTGCTGCCCGCCCCGGAACGCGACCGGTACGACCGGTACTGGCACAACGCGGCCACCGCACCCCTCAGGACGGCGGAGCGCGATGTCGTCGAGACCGGCGCCGGCATCCCGCGCGGTGTCACCACCGCGAGCTGGCACGCCGTCGCCGGAGGCGTCCTGGAAGACCTCGGCACCATGGAGGACCAGGCAGGCTCCCGCTTCCGGGACCGGGTACGGCCCGTCGCCTACGGCGTCATCGCCCAGGCCGCCGTCGCCGGTGTCCTCGGCCTCGCGGCCCTCCTCGTCTCCCTCGTCCTGTCCGTGCGCGTCGGCCGCCGCCTCATCCGCGACCTGAAGCGGCTGCGGACGGAGGCGCACGAGGCGTCCGCTGTCCGGCTGCCCCACGTGATGCGGCGCCTCTCCGCCGGGGAACCGGTCGACGTGGAGAGCGAGGTGCCCCGGCCGGAGTACGACCAGAACGAGATCGGCGAGGTGGGCCGGGCCCTCAACACCCTCCAGCGGGCCGCCGTCGAGGCCGCCGTCAAGCAGTCCGAGCTGCGCGCCGGCGTCTCCGAGGTGTTCGTCAACCTCGCCCGCCGCAGCCAGGTGCTCCTGCACAAGCAGCTCACCCTGCTGGACACCATGGAACGCCGCACCGAGGACACCGACGAACTCGCCGACCTCTTCCGGCTGGACCACCTCACCACCCGCATGCGCCGGCACGCCGAGGGCCTGGTGATCCTCTCCGGCGCCGCACCCTCCAGGCAGTGGCGCCGACCGGTACGGCTCATGGACGTCGTCCGCGCCTCCGTCGCCGAGGTGGAGGACTACGAGCGCCTCGAGGTACGGCGGCTGCCGCGCGTCGCCGTCATCGGCCCGGCCGTCTCCGACCTCACCCACCTCGTGGCCGAGCTCCTGGAGAACGCCACGCTGTTCTCGCCCCCGCACACCAACGTCCACGTGGTGGGGGAGCGGGTCGCCAACGGCTTCGCCCTGGAGATCCACGACCGCGGCCTCGGCATGACCGCCGAGGCGCTGCTCGACGCCAACCTCCGGCTCGCGGAGACCCCCGAGTTCGAGCTGTCCGACACCGACCGTCTCGGCCTCTTCGTGGTCAGCCGTCTCGCCCAGCGCCAGCACGTCCGCGTCTCCCTCCAGCCCTCTCCCTACGGCGGCACCACCGCCGTCGTCCTCATCCCCGACGCGCTGCTGACCGACGACGCCCCCGACACCAACGGCATCGGCATCCGGCTCGGCGACCTGTCCAAGGAGACCGAACGGACCAGGGAGCGCGTTACTGCCCGGCCCCAGCCCGTGGCGCGAGTGGTGGACGAACCGGCCGGGCTGGGCGCCTCCGTGGACCGACGCGCTCTCGACACCTCCGCCGAAACGTTTCCGGGGGCCCTGGCCGACGAGGACAGCGAGCTCGGCGGCATCTTCCGCGCCCGCAGCCTCGCGCCGGCCGACGCCCTGGACCCCGCCGACGGGTCCGGCCCGCTCTTCCCGCCGCCCCGGCCCGAGCCGCCGAAGCTGGTGAGCTCGCACGGCGAACCCGTCACCTCGCGCGCGGAACCCTTCGGCGCCGAACCCGACGGCCCGCCCCCGCTGCCCACCCGGCGCCGCGGCGACTCCGGCAGGCGCCCCACCCCCCGGACCGCCCGCACCGCCACCGCCGAGCAGCCCGAGCCCCCGTCCGCCGGCCCCGACGCGATGCCCCCGGAGCTCCCGCGGCGGACCCGGCCCGACCCGAGCGCCCCCGACCCGATCAGCTCGGCGGCCTCCCACGGAACCGCACCCGCCGGACCTGTCCCCGGGACCACCCGGCCCGCGGCGGCCGACGGCACCGCCCCGCTGCCCCGGCGCGTGCGCCAGGCCAACCTGGCGCCACAGCTTCGCCGCGAACCCGAGCGGCGTACCGAGAACACCTCCGAGCCCGCCGTACGCGACGCCGACGAGGTCCGCACCCGGATGGCCTCGCTCCAGCGCGGCTGGGAGCGCGGCCGCGAGGAGAACGCTGAGGGCGACCGAGCCCACAGCGGCACAGCACAAGGAACGACTGAGGGAGACGGTCGATGA